A single region of the Lotus japonicus ecotype B-129 chromosome 4, LjGifu_v1.2 genome encodes:
- the LOC130713726 gene encoding nuclear poly(A) polymerase 1-like — MGSSGWSNHNNQRYGITEPISLAGPTEEDVIKTRQLDKFLQDAALYETQQEAITREEVLGRLDQIVKIWVKTISRAKEHNNQLVQEANAKIFTFGSYRLGVHGPGADIDTLCVGPIHASRDTDFFGELHKMLSEMPEVTELHPVPDAHVPVMRFKFNGVSIDLLYARLSLWVIPEDLDISQESVLQHADEQTVRSLNGCRVTDQILRLVPNIQNFRMTLRCMKLWAKRRGVYSNVTGFLGGINWALLVARICQLFPNALPNMLVSRFFRVYTQWRWPNPVMLCPIEEGSLGLQVWDPRKYPKNRYHLMPIITPAYPCMNSSYNVSASTLHIMMEEFQRGSEICEAVEANKADWDTLFEPYPFFESYKNYLQIDISAENADDLRLWKGWVESRLRQLTLKIEKHTYGMLQSHPHPGEFSDKSRPLHCSYFMGLQRKQGVPVNDGEQFDIRLTVEEFKQTVNMYMLWKPGMDIHISHVKRRNIPNFVFPGGVRPSRPAKITWESKRNSELMISGNGQAEKSEEDKVVVLGENDDRKRKQAEDSLDDLRNSKSFASLPPSSREVDEDINPIGTASSCFVECDDAEVNSMSEQNIEKPDLESSGECPSRDRETTGSVRNNSNVNPMPIIFATDTSSSKEAEKLAIEKIMPGPYDAHQAFPKEPDELENDIEDKNRVKDFGMNTQTRNLDSSNSSSCVAEEPVVSKTETTCSTNLYSSGVLEELEPAELTAPLLSGTPAPVPERKPLIRFNFTSLGKAADKSC, encoded by the exons ATGGGGAGTTCTGGATGGAGCAACCACAATAATCAACGGTATGGAATAACTGAACCCATCTCATTGGCTGGACCAACTGAAGAAGATGTCATCAAAACCCGTCAACTTGACAAG TTCTTGCAAGATGCTGCCTTGTATGAGACTCAACAGGAGGCAATTACCAGGGAGGAGGTGCTTGGAAGACTAGACCAG ATTGTCAAGATTTGGGTCAAAACCATTAGCCGTGCAAAGGAACATAACAATCAACTGGTGCAAGAAGCAAATGCCAAGATTTTTACCTTTGGCTCCTATCGGCTTGGG GTGCATGGCCCTGGAGCAGATATAGACACTTTATGCGTGGGACCTATACATGCATCCAGAGAT ACGGATTTCTTTGGTGAGCTACATAAAATGTTATCTGAGATGCCGGAAGTAACAGAGTTGCACCCTGTGCCTGATGCTCATGTTCCGGTGATGAGGTTCAAGTTCAATGGTGTTTCTATAGATCTCCTTTATGCAAGATTATCTTTGTGGGTTATTCCTGAA GACTTGGATATATCCCAGGAGTCAGTATTACAACATGCGGATGAACAAACTGTTCGTAGTCTTAATGGTTGTAGAGTGACTGATCAAATCTTACGTTTGGTTCCAAATATTCAG AACTTTCGAATGACATTGAGATGCATGAAGCTATGGGCAAAGCGTCGTGGTGTTTATTCAAAT GTTACAGGTTTTCTTGGTGGTATAAACTGGGCATTGCTTGTAGCTCGAATATGCCAGCTATTTCCTAATGCACTGCCTAATATGTTAGTGTCTCGGTTCTTTAGGGTATATACTCAGTGGCGTTGGCCAAACCCAGTAATGCTTTGTCCTATTGAAGAAGGATCTCTTGGACTTCAAGTTTGGGATCCTAGAAAATATCCCAAGAATAGATACCATCTGATGCCGATAATTACTCCTGCTTATCCTTGCATGAATTCTAGCTATAATGTGTCTGCTAGTACATTGCATATTATGATGGAGGAGTTTCAGAGGGGGAGTGAAATATGTGAG GCTGTGGAGGCTAACAAGGCTGATTGGGACACTCTTTTTGAGCCTTATCCCTTTTTTGAATCTTATAAGAATTATTTGCAGATAGATATTTCTGCAGAAAACGCGGATGATCTTAGACTATGGAAAGGTTGGGTTGAGTCTCGTTTGCGGCAGTTGACATTGAAG ATTGAGAAGCACACTTACGGCATGCTTCAAAGTCATCCACATCCTGGTGAATTTTCTGATAAATCTAGACCTTTACACTGCTCTTACTTCATGGGTCTGCAACGTAAGCAGGGAGTTCCAGTCAATGATGGTGAACAATTTGATATAAGATTAACTGTTGAAGAATTTAAGCAAACAGTCAACATGTACATGCTATGGAAACCTGGAATGGATATCCACATCTCCCATGTAAAACGCCGTAATATACCTAACTTTGTATTTCCTGGAGGTGTTCGACCTTCCCGCCCAGCTAAAATAACCTGGGAGAGTAAGCGAAATTCAGAATTAATGATATCTGGCAATGGTCAAGCAGAAAAGTCTGAAGAAGATAAAGTGGTTGTCTTAGGAGAAAATGATGATAGGAAGAGAAAGCAAGCAGAGGATAGCCTGGATGACTTGAGAAATTCCAAGTCCTTTGCATCTTTGCCTCCCTCCAGCAGGGAAGTTGATGAAGATATAAATCCTATTGGCACTGCTAGTTCCTGCTTTGTGGAATGTGATGACGCAGAAGTCAACAGTATGAGTGAACAAAATATTGAGAAACCTGATCTGGAATCTTCAGGGGAGTGTCCTTCTAGGGATAGAGAGACCACCGGATCAGTGAGAAACAACTCAAATGTCAATCCTATGCCTATAATTTTTGCTACCGATACATCTAgttctaaagaagcagaaaagctgGCCATCGAAAAGATTATGCCTGGTCCATATGATGCGCATCAAGCCTTTCCAAAAGAACCTGATGAGcttgaaaatgatattgaggATAAAAATCGAGTCAAGGATTTTGGTATGAACACGCAAACCAGAAACTTGGACTCTTCAAACTCAAGCTCATGTGTGGCAGAAGAACCAGTTGTTTCTAAAACGGAAaccacttgttcaactaatcTATACTCTAGTGGGGTCTTGGAGGAGCTTGAG